Below is a genomic region from Candidatus Hydrogenedentota bacterium.
TTTCGACGAAATCAAACCATCCCTGTCGTATGACGTCGTGAATCTCTTGCCGGCTTTTCGTGACAGCGATGAAACGGGCCTTGTTTTTTCATTCGATCCGCATTGGACCGACAAAGGTCACGCACTCGTCGCACGTGTTCTTGCCGATTATCTCGCAAACAACTACTTTACAGGGAACTAAAAATACGCCACATTCCCGACAAGAACATGCCGTGCCATACGACAAACACGCCCAGTTTTTTCTTGTCCTTTTCAGAAATAAGGCTCATATCAGATTGGGGCAGACCGGTCAAGAAAAACAACAGTAATATTTATATAGAATATAAAAGCATACGCGGGAGGAAGCGGCGTCGAAATACTCATTATTCGCATTATATGGGCGTCCCGAGGAAAGCATTCAACCTATCTAAAAAAGTAAAAAAAGTTCTTGACATTCAGACTGGTTTGTGGTACAAACTAGTTGAAGACATCGAAAGGCAGTGCCTGCGATGGTTGAAAAATTGAATCTGCAAGCCGTCCCAAGCGGGGCGGAGGACTGGCGGCGCCTTGTGGCCCGCAAGTTTGAGGCAGTATGTCACAACGAGAGGAGGTGTAGAGTAATGAAGAAATTGAGCGTAATTGCGGTATTGGTAGCGGTCGGTCTGGTCGGGGGCTTTGCCTTCGCGAAATCGATGAGCGTACCATGGTTCGTGGACAATGCTCCGGCGGCGGCCTTCTATCCGCCGACGACGGGGACGGTGGCCATCATCTATTTGCACAACAATCTGGCCACCCCGAAGGAGTGCACGATCCAGTACTTCAACGAAAACGGCATCGAAATGGTTCTGCCTCCGGGCGGCAACACGTTCTCGATTCCGGCGCTTTCGACGGTGGCTTTCCGCCCCGTGGCGTACGACCCGGCGTCGGTTCCCGGCGGATCGGAATCCGACACGGCGTTGTTGATCCCGAACCGTCCGACGACGGACGGCAAGAAGAACGGCGCGCTGGTTATCGCATGGCAGGGCGAAGCGACGGATGTCCAGGGCATCCTGCAGCAGGGTCAGTACATCAGCAAGACGGCGGCTCATTACGTCGGCAAGCTGGATGCGAACCTTGTTACGTCCTATGCGACTCTGCTTCCTCCGGGCGGCGGTTGATCCCAGCATAGCGTTTGACTTTGAGAGCGGGAATGTCGCAAGACATGCCCGCTCTTTCTGTATGTAGGCCTCCAGTTTTTCTTCTGTGGGACAGACTGTCCAGTCTGTCCTACATGGACGATTACGACAGACTGTCCAGTCTGTCCTACGTTCCGGAAACCTCCAAGTCGTTATGGCGCAAGATTTTGAAATAATAGATATTCATCAGCACATCGGGCCGTATTACAACTTTCACATCCCGCATGAAGATGCGGCCGGCATGGTGCGGGAAATGGATCGCCTCGGCATCCGGCAGGGCTGGATTTCCTCGAATGCGGCCATCGAAGGCGATGCGGTCCTTGGCAACGATGAAACGGCCGCGGCGCTGGCATCCTATCCGGACCGTTTTGCCGGATATGCCGTCTTCGATCCGCATTATCCGGAAGAATCGGCGCGGGATGTCGCGAAGCGCCTTGCCGGACCTGGTTTTCGATGTATCAAACTGCATCCAAGCCTGACCGGTTATCCGTTGGAAGGACCAAACTACGAGCCTGCATGGGAACTGGCCCGATTGCACGGCTGCCCCGTTCTAACGCATGCCTGGACGGGGGATAGTAACTGCGGCCCTGGAAATGTGCGAAAAGTGCTCGAACGCCATCGTGCTGTCAATCTGATTTTTGGGCATGCCCTGTTTCCGGCCTCTTTCCCCGAAGCGTTGGATCTCGCCAAGTCCTTTGATAACTTGTATTTGGACATCACGACATCACAGCATGCGTATGGGTTCATCGAACATGCCGTGAATGTGGCGGGGGCGGAACGCATTCTCTTTGGTTCCGACATGCCTTTCATTTCGGCGGCGGGGGCCATTGGCTTGGTCTTTTACGCGCGCATCACAGACGCGGCCAAAGCGCTCATCTTGGCTGGCAACGCCCGGCGGCTGATCGGCGGTTGATTTATTTCGCGTTTTCCAATGCCTCGGCGAACCGCCGGGGTTCGTCGGCGACGAACCACCGAACGCCGAGTTTCACGAGTTTGCCCAGCGCGCGCGCGTCGAAATCGAAGGGACGCAACTGCAATTCGACGCCTGCGGCGCGTGTTTTCGCGATGGCTTCGCGCAGGAACGCCTCGTCGAGCGCGTATTCAATTTCCGGTTCGGTGCGGAGCGTCGGCAGGTGGAATTGCAATTGGCTGATGCCGGCAAAATTCGTTTGCGCGAGTTCGGCGAAACGTTGCTGGATGCGTTCCGGCTTGCCGCTAATCCACGTCATCGTCCGCGCGCCGGGAAACAGCACATGGAGCCCCTTGCACATCTCCGGGTCGCCGTGGACGAAGATGATCTGGTTGCGAAGTCCGTAATCGGCGATTAGCGCGGCCAGTTTCGCAAGGCTCACATTTTTCAGGTCGAGATAGACTTGCCTTTCCGGGCGGCCTTTCATTTCCTCGAAGACTTCCGTCAGCAACGGGACTTTTTCGCCAGCAAACCGGGCATCGAACCACGCGCCCGCGTCCCATGAGCGCAACGTTTCAATCGGGATTTCCCCGATTCGTTTCGTGCGGAATACGGCGGGAGCATTCGTCGTCCGTCCAGGCGTATCGTCATGAATGCATACCATCGTGCCATCCTGCGCCACCGTTACATCCACCTCGGGAATCGCACCGGGAATCGTCCACGCGTGGCGATACGCCGCCATCGTGTTTTCCGGCGCCTCTTTCAGGCCGCCCCGGTGCGCCTGGAATTGAACCGGCGCGTCGTTTTCCCCTGCCGCCAACAGGCACAAGCCCCATAGTGCGGTGGCAACCAGCATGATCCTCTCTCCGTTTGTTACGTGAATATCCGTCTTGCTCCAGCGGCATCATAACCTCCTTGGCATGAATTGGCAACAAGACACGGCGGGCTAGCACGGAAAAGGCGAGGGATGTTGTGGACGTGACGTCTCCCGGTCCTTCGAATCGCAAAAAAACGATTTTGGATGGATGGCAATCGGTTTTTGGGGAATGATGCGCCGGGCAAATCTTTTTACTGCGATGAACAAGAGGTTTACCAACGCAAATCCCAAGTTTCCGGCTTATTGTGCATTGGCGTTGCCGACTTGATATAGTGTCAAGGGAGGTTTACGCGCATGGAAGAGGAGAAGGGCCTTGCATGGCCGGAGGATCGGCCGTTGCGGTGGCGGTTGCGGGTGGGTCTGCTTGCGGCGGGGGCGGCCAGCGCGATTTTGGCTCAGGTGTTGTCGCGTTTCCCGAATTTCATCGAAAAGGCGTACACCGAGGCCCTTGGACAGTGGTTCGGGCGGACGCTCGCGGCGCTTACGGGATGGATTCCTTTTTCCGTGGGCGAGGCGTTGCTGGCGGCGCTTCTCCTGTGGCTCCTCGCGTTGACGATCCGGGCTGTCTATCATGTCGCGCGCCGCCGCCGCCGTTGGTCCAATGCCCTGGCCTGCGGCGTATTGCATGCCGGGGCGGTTGCCGGGGTCATTGTGCTGGCTTTTTACTGGACATGGGGCTTCAACTATGACCGGGCGGGCCTGATCGATCGCATGCAGTGGCAGGACTATGCGGACGGACCGAAAGACGAGGCGGCCCTTGCCGAACTTGAGCATATCTGCCGTGAACTGGTGGAGGCGGCAAACAACGCGTATCTGGCGCTGTTCAAGGTGGAGGATCTGGGCGCGCCGACAAAGGTTCCGTTGTCGCGCAAGGCGTTGAACATGGCCATTGACGGCGCGTACCGGCGTGTCGCCAAGGATCTCGGCTTGCATTGGTCGTTTGCGGTGTCGCGCGGGCCGGCAAAGCCGGTCTTCTTTTCGGAGATCATGTGTTACACATTGATTCTCGGCGTGTATTGTCCCTTCACCGGCGAGGCGAATTACAACCGGAAGATGCCCGACTGTACGCTGCCCGAAGTGATTGCGCACGAGAAGGCCCATCAGCGCGGCATCACCAGTGAGGACGAGGCCAATTTCTTCGGATATCTTGTGTGCGCCTCGAGCAAGCATCCTTATCTGCAATACTCGGCCTATCTCACGGCGCAACGGCGTTTTTTGTCTGAGTTGATTGCCCGCGCGCCCGAACGCGGCAAGGCGCTGCTGGCGGAGCGCCATCCGGGCGTCCAGCGCGACGTGGACGCCTGCAACGCGTTCGCGAAAGCGTATGCGGGACGCGTCAGCCGCGTGCAGCACCGCGTCAACGATCTTTATCTGAAAGCCAACCGTGTCAAAGGCGGCGTCAAGGCCTATGGCATGTCGGCACAACTCATTCTGGCGTATGCGCGCGCCCACGGCGGATCCTGCATCGTCGAGACTGTTGGAAAGGGGAAGCAGCCATGAATGAAACGGCATCGCGTTTCATCACGCCCGATGGGACGGAACTGCACACGCGCCAATGGATGCCGGACGCGCCGCCGGAAGGCGCCGTCCTTCTTGTCCACGGCTACGCGGATCACGGCGGCCGGTACACATGGACCGCGTCGCATTTGACGCGGGCCGGTTTCGCCGTTTTCGCGATCGATCTGCGCGGACACGGCGCATCGCCGGGCAAGCGGGCGTACATTGCCTCGTTCGATCGGCTGGTGGACGATGTGGCGCGGTATGCCGAGGCGGTTCGCGGCCAATTCGACGGCCTTCCGTTGTTTGTCATGGGGCACAGCATGGGCGGTTTGATTGTCGCCCTGTACGCGGCTACGCGGAAACCGTCGCTCGCCGGCATTATCCTGAGCAGTCCGCTGCTGAAAGTCAGCGACGACGTGTCGCCGTTTCTCCAGCGCATATCGGGCGTCGTCGGCGCACTGCTCCCACGCTTGGCCGTGTTGCCCCTGGATACGGATGCAATTTCCCGCGATCCCGAAGCGGTGCGCGGTTACGTTTCCGACCCGCTGGTGTACCACGGCCGGATCATGGCAAGAACCGGCGCCGAAATGACCCGCGCCGCCAATTGCATCCAGTCGCGCATGGAAGACGTCGTGTTGCCGTGGCTGGCGCTTCACGGCACGGCCGACCGCCTCTGCGATGTGAACGGCAGCCGCCAACTCTACGCGCGATCGCGGTCGGACGACAAAACATTGAAACTATTCGAGGGCGGGTATCACGAATTGTTCAACGATTGCGAAAAAGAGACATTTATCGGTGAAATCGTTTCCTGGATTCGCGCCAGAACGACCAAACCGTGATCCTTGCTGCGCCGGTAACGGGCACGACAAGGAGTTGGCGAAGGACGGAAAAACGGATGATCCCCAAAAAGAGAAGAGCGCCACAACGGGACGTCATGGCGCACTCAAAGGAGGTAAGGACCCCGAATGTCCGGCGCAGGACACGTGGCGCTGGGATTGGGCGCTCAACGCCGAACCTCGATACAACTTCAATTCTCTGGGGTCTTCACGTTTCATTTATCGGCCCGACTCGGAGGATCTTTAGTGTGCGTGTCGCCGATAATGCATGGGCAAGAAATGGAGGCAAGGAGATAAAGGAAATAGTGGAGATGCTTCCGTGCATTCACCACCGCGGGCCTTGCGTGATGCCGGCATGATTCTCGGCGTGATGAGCGATACGCACGGCAACACCGATTTGATGCGGTCGGTAGCCGCTTCGATGGCGCGCCTTTTTTCGGCGGAAATCATCTTTCATCTTGGCGACGACTATCGCGATGCCGTCGAATTGTCACAGGCGGGATACGATGTCCGCATGGTTCCCGGACTCTGGTGTCCGGAATATCACGATGCACGGATTCCCCGGCGCATCCACGAGACGTTCGATGGCGTCACGGTGGCCGGTGTACATGCGGAAAAGGATCTGCGCCATATTGAACGGGCTGCCGATATCGTCTTGACAGGCCATACCCACAAGCCGAATCTGGCAATCCTGGGAAGAACGTTTTACATCAATCCCGGCCATCTCACGGCGCGAATCCACCGGGGACAGCCGGCTTCGTATGCCGTCATCAAAATCGTTCCCGGCGAAATAACCGCCGTCATCCGCGAAGCGGCGACGGACGCAATACGCGAAACCTTGTCCATCCCGCGGGATTTGCCGCCGCAGCGGGACAATTGATTTGCCCCGCGGGCATGACGGACAATCAATACAAAAGGAGACTCGTCGTATGGAACCGAACAGCCCGGAATCCGCGCCGCCCATTGAGGCCGCGCAGGAACCCAAAGTCGAAACGCGCGTCCGAAT
It encodes:
- a CDS encoding amidohydrolase family protein; the protein is MAQDFEIIDIHQHIGPYYNFHIPHEDAAGMVREMDRLGIRQGWISSNAAIEGDAVLGNDETAAALASYPDRFAGYAVFDPHYPEESARDVAKRLAGPGFRCIKLHPSLTGYPLEGPNYEPAWELARLHGCPVLTHAWTGDSNCGPGNVRKVLERHRAVNLIFGHALFPASFPEALDLAKSFDNLYLDITTSQHAYGFIEHAVNVAGAERILFGSDMPFISAAGAIGLVFYARITDAAKALILAGNARRLIGG
- a CDS encoding glycerophosphodiester phosphodiesterase family protein, which gives rise to MLVATALWGLCLLAAGENDAPVQFQAHRGGLKEAPENTMAAYRHAWTIPGAIPEVDVTVAQDGTMVCIHDDTPGRTTNAPAVFRTKRIGEIPIETLRSWDAGAWFDARFAGEKVPLLTEVFEEMKGRPERQVYLDLKNVSLAKLAALIADYGLRNQIIFVHGDPEMCKGLHVLFPGARTMTWISGKPERIQQRFAELAQTNFAGISQLQFHLPTLRTEPEIEYALDEAFLREAIAKTRAAGVELQLRPFDFDARALGKLVKLGVRWFVADEPRRFAEALENAK
- a CDS encoding DUF3810 domain-containing protein, with translation MEEEKGLAWPEDRPLRWRLRVGLLAAGAASAILAQVLSRFPNFIEKAYTEALGQWFGRTLAALTGWIPFSVGEALLAALLLWLLALTIRAVYHVARRRRRWSNALACGVLHAGAVAGVIVLAFYWTWGFNYDRAGLIDRMQWQDYADGPKDEAALAELEHICRELVEAANNAYLALFKVEDLGAPTKVPLSRKALNMAIDGAYRRVAKDLGLHWSFAVSRGPAKPVFFSEIMCYTLILGVYCPFTGEANYNRKMPDCTLPEVIAHEKAHQRGITSEDEANFFGYLVCASSKHPYLQYSAYLTAQRRFLSELIARAPERGKALLAERHPGVQRDVDACNAFAKAYAGRVSRVQHRVNDLYLKANRVKGGVKAYGMSAQLILAYARAHGGSCIVETVGKGKQP
- a CDS encoding lysophospholipase yields the protein MNETASRFITPDGTELHTRQWMPDAPPEGAVLLVHGYADHGGRYTWTASHLTRAGFAVFAIDLRGHGASPGKRAYIASFDRLVDDVARYAEAVRGQFDGLPLFVMGHSMGGLIVALYAATRKPSLAGIILSSPLLKVSDDVSPFLQRISGVVGALLPRLAVLPLDTDAISRDPEAVRGYVSDPLVYHGRIMARTGAEMTRAANCIQSRMEDVVLPWLALHGTADRLCDVNGSRQLYARSRSDDKTLKLFEGGYHELFNDCEKETFIGEIVSWIRARTTKP
- a CDS encoding metallophosphoesterase family protein; protein product: MHSPPRALRDAGMILGVMSDTHGNTDLMRSVAASMARLFSAEIIFHLGDDYRDAVELSQAGYDVRMVPGLWCPEYHDARIPRRIHETFDGVTVAGVHAEKDLRHIERAADIVLTGHTHKPNLAILGRTFYINPGHLTARIHRGQPASYAVIKIVPGEITAVIREAATDAIRETLSIPRDLPPQRDN